In Roseomonas fluvialis, one genomic interval encodes:
- a CDS encoding LysR family transcriptional regulator, whose translation MNSDDLRIFVAVAEAKGVSRAAARLGLPKSSVSRQVTRLEAEAGAILFERGRGGVRLTDAGHALFDQAVRVGQLIEGAAASVQAALAAPRGVLRVNVPHLFATQFLAPRLPDFLRDCPEVELVIDVSHAPAGAMAPETDVVVRVGPLEDSALIARKLGVSELRLYAAPQALGRLSPRRAGALLAEAGLVEAVALGQYRSVVGFAGGRASRRVQVQEPLARMALVLAGAGAAWLPAFLCRDAVAQGRLVDLAPGDARGPIDLHALFPAHLAASPKVRAFIGFLAGAMGPLRG comes from the coding sequence TTGAACAGCGACGACCTGCGCATCTTCGTCGCGGTCGCGGAGGCGAAGGGCGTCTCACGCGCAGCGGCACGGCTCGGCCTGCCGAAATCCTCCGTCAGCCGGCAGGTGACGCGGCTGGAGGCGGAGGCCGGCGCGATCCTGTTCGAACGCGGCCGCGGCGGCGTGCGGCTGACCGATGCCGGACATGCGCTGTTCGACCAGGCTGTGCGCGTGGGGCAGTTGATCGAGGGCGCGGCGGCTTCCGTGCAGGCGGCGCTGGCAGCACCGCGCGGCGTGCTGCGGGTGAACGTGCCGCACCTTTTCGCCACGCAGTTCCTCGCACCACGCCTGCCTGACTTCCTGCGCGACTGCCCGGAGGTCGAGCTGGTGATCGACGTGTCCCACGCGCCGGCCGGGGCCATGGCGCCGGAGACGGATGTGGTGGTCCGCGTCGGGCCGCTCGAGGACAGCGCGCTGATTGCGCGCAAGCTGGGGGTGAGCGAGTTGCGGCTCTATGCGGCGCCGCAGGCGCTGGGGAGGCTCTCGCCGCGCCGCGCCGGCGCGCTGCTGGCCGAGGCCGGGCTGGTGGAGGCGGTGGCGCTCGGGCAGTACCGCAGCGTCGTAGGCTTCGCCGGGGGACGCGCGTCGCGCCGCGTGCAGGTCCAGGAACCGCTCGCGCGGATGGCGCTGGTGCTGGCGGGCGCCGGTGCCGCCTGGCTGCCCGCCTTCCTGTGCCGCGACGCGGTGGCACAGGGGCGGCTGGTCGACCTCGCACCCGGTGACGCGCGCGGGCCGATCGACCTGCACGCGCTGTTCCCGGCGCACCTTGCCGCCAGTCCCAAGGTGCGTGCCTTCATCGGATTCCTTGCCGGGGCGATGGGGCCGCTGCGCGGATAG
- the parC gene encoding DNA topoisomerase IV subunit A — translation MPDDVKSPPDEGGAMRETKLAEALSERYLAYALSTITARSLPDVRDGLKPVHRRLLWAMHQLRLDPEAGFKKCARIVGDVMGKYHPHGDSSIYEALVRQAQDFAARYPLVEGQGNFGNIDGDNAAAMRYTEARLTQVAQSMLDGIEENAVDFRATYDGEEREPIVLPAAFPNLLANGAAGIAVGMATSIPPHNAGELCDAALALIQDPNADLLAHIKGPDFPTGGVLVEPAEAVREAYETGRGGFRVRARWEREALKNGTWQIVVTEIPYQVQKAKLIEQIAQLLEEKKLPLLGDVRDESTDVVRLVLEPKSRTVEPAVLMETMFRATSLESRFPLNMNVLDAERTPRVMSLREVLRAWLDHRHVVLVRRTEHRLAAIARRLEILDGYLIAYLNLDEVIRIIRAEDEPRPVLMATFSLSELQADSILNMRLRSLRKLEEMEIRKEHKKLSAEQKKLQGLMGSDAKRWAAIAEEIAATRAAFGDGPLGKRRTETGRILPAVLVDEAAFVEREPITVILSEKGWIRAQKGHIPLDGEIRFKEGDSLLVALHTETTDRIVVFATNGKAYTIKADSLPRGRGDGQPVRLIVDLTNEDAVVAMFVHRDGQRFLVAASDGKGFIVKGEDLLAEKRTGKQVMNIDPPTEAALCVPADGDTVAVIGENRKLLVFPIDQVPEMSRGRGVQLQAYRDGGLSDAKVFNRADGLSWTLGERTRTEADLRPWLGNRAGAGKAPPNGFPRGNRFE, via the coding sequence ATGCCCGATGACGTGAAATCCCCGCCGGACGAGGGCGGCGCCATGCGCGAGACGAAGCTCGCCGAGGCGCTGTCCGAGCGCTACCTCGCCTACGCGCTGTCCACGATCACCGCCCGGTCGCTGCCGGATGTGCGCGATGGCCTGAAGCCGGTCCATCGCCGGCTGCTGTGGGCGATGCACCAGCTGCGCCTGGATCCCGAGGCCGGGTTCAAGAAATGCGCGCGCATCGTCGGCGACGTGATGGGCAAGTATCACCCGCATGGCGACAGCAGCATCTACGAAGCGCTGGTGCGCCAGGCGCAGGATTTCGCCGCGCGTTATCCGCTGGTCGAGGGCCAGGGCAATTTCGGCAATATCGACGGCGATAACGCCGCGGCCATGCGCTACACCGAGGCGCGCCTCACCCAGGTCGCGCAATCGATGCTGGATGGCATCGAGGAAAACGCCGTCGATTTCCGCGCCACCTACGATGGCGAGGAACGCGAACCGATCGTCCTGCCCGCCGCCTTCCCGAACCTGCTGGCCAATGGCGCGGCGGGCATCGCGGTGGGCATGGCGACGTCGATCCCGCCGCACAATGCCGGTGAACTCTGCGACGCCGCCCTGGCGCTGATCCAGGACCCGAACGCCGACCTGCTCGCCCACATCAAGGGCCCGGATTTCCCCACCGGCGGCGTGCTGGTCGAACCCGCCGAAGCGGTGCGCGAGGCCTACGAGACCGGCCGCGGTGGCTTCCGCGTGCGCGCCCGCTGGGAGCGCGAGGCGCTCAAGAACGGCACCTGGCAGATCGTGGTCACGGAGATTCCGTACCAGGTGCAGAAGGCGAAGCTGATCGAGCAGATCGCTCAGCTGCTGGAAGAAAAGAAGCTCCCGCTGCTGGGTGACGTGCGGGACGAGAGCACCGACGTGGTGCGCCTGGTGCTGGAACCCAAGTCCCGCACGGTGGAACCCGCCGTGCTGATGGAGACCATGTTCCGCGCGACCAGCCTGGAATCGCGCTTCCCGCTCAACATGAACGTGCTGGATGCCGAGCGCACGCCGCGCGTGATGTCATTGCGCGAGGTACTGCGCGCCTGGCTCGACCACCGCCATGTCGTGCTGGTGCGCCGCACGGAACATCGCCTCGCGGCCATCGCGCGGCGGCTCGAAATCCTCGACGGCTACCTGATCGCCTATCTCAACCTCGATGAGGTGATCCGCATCATCCGCGCCGAGGACGAGCCCAGGCCGGTCCTGATGGCGACCTTCTCGCTGAGCGAACTCCAGGCCGATTCCATCCTCAACATGCGCCTGCGCTCCCTGCGCAAGCTCGAGGAAATGGAGATCAGGAAGGAGCACAAGAAGCTCAGCGCCGAACAGAAGAAGCTGCAGGGGCTGATGGGCTCGGACGCCAAGCGCTGGGCCGCGATCGCCGAGGAAATCGCCGCGACGCGCGCGGCCTTCGGCGACGGTCCGCTCGGCAAGCGGCGTACCGAAACCGGCCGTATCCTGCCCGCCGTGCTGGTCGACGAGGCCGCCTTCGTCGAACGCGAACCCATCACCGTTATCCTGTCCGAGAAAGGCTGGATCCGGGCCCAGAAGGGCCACATCCCGCTGGACGGCGAGATCCGCTTCAAGGAAGGCGACAGCCTGCTGGTCGCCCTGCACACAGAAACGACCGACCGCATCGTGGTCTTCGCCACCAACGGCAAGGCCTACACCATCAAGGCCGACAGCCTGCCGCGCGGGCGCGGGGACGGCCAGCCGGTGCGCCTGATCGTGGACCTCACGAACGAGGACGCGGTCGTCGCCATGTTCGTCCATCGTGACGGCCAGCGTTTCCTGGTCGCCGCCTCCGACGGCAAGGGCTTCATCGTGAAGGGCGAGGACCTGCTGGCCGAAAAGCGCACCGGCAAGCAGGTGATGAACATCGACCCGCCGACCGAAGCCGCGCTCTGCGTGCCTGCCGATGGCGACACCGTCGCCGTGATCGGCGAGAACCGGAAGCTGCTGGTCTTCCCGATCGACCAGGTGCCCGAGATGTCGCGCGGCCGCGGCGTGCAGCTGCAGGCCTATCGCGATGGCGGGCTGTCGGATGCGAAGGTGTTCAACCGCGCCGATGGCCTGTCCTGGACGCTCGGCGAACGCACCCGAACCGAAGCCGACCTGCGGCCCTGGCTCGGCAACCGCGCCGGCGCGGGCAAGGCGCCGCCGAACGGCTTCCCCCGCGGCAACCGGTTCGAATAG
- the recO gene encoding DNA repair protein RecO, protein MEWTAPAVVLEVRPHGEGGAVVSLLTEEHGRHAGLAKGGSSRAQAGLWLPGNLIEARWIARLPDQLGALTGEMVHPAAALAMDDPLALALLSSACAIAADALPEREAHPRAFHALVSLIAHLAGGAETVLADYIRWEALVLTELGYGLNLDTCAVTGTTEGLTHVSPRTGRAVSAGAAAPYTGRLLPLPAFLRDGDSPGDAAAWDAGLRLTGHFLERDAFGARHRPVPEARHRLADRVAALAGAS, encoded by the coding sequence GTGGAGTGGACCGCCCCGGCCGTGGTGCTGGAGGTCCGCCCGCATGGCGAAGGCGGCGCCGTCGTCTCGCTGCTCACCGAGGAACACGGCCGCCACGCCGGTCTCGCGAAGGGCGGGTCATCGCGCGCCCAAGCCGGTCTCTGGCTGCCCGGCAACCTGATCGAAGCCCGCTGGATCGCCCGCCTGCCGGACCAGCTCGGCGCCCTGACCGGCGAGATGGTCCACCCCGCCGCCGCGCTGGCCATGGACGACCCGCTGGCGCTGGCGCTGCTCTCCTCGGCCTGCGCCATCGCCGCCGATGCACTGCCCGAACGCGAGGCGCATCCGCGCGCCTTCCACGCGCTGGTCTCGCTCATCGCCCACCTCGCGGGTGGCGCCGAGACCGTGCTGGCCGACTACATCCGCTGGGAAGCCCTGGTGCTGACCGAACTCGGCTACGGGCTGAACCTCGACACCTGCGCGGTCACCGGCACCACCGAGGGCCTGACGCATGTCTCCCCGCGCACTGGCCGCGCGGTCAGCGCCGGCGCCGCCGCGCCCTACACCGGCCGGCTGCTGCCGCTGCCCGCCTTCCTGCGCGACGGCGACAGCCCCGGCGACGCGGCCGCATGGGATGCCGGGCTGCGCCTGACCGGGCATTTTCTGGAACGCGACGCCTTCGGCGCCCGCCATCGCCCGGTGCCCGAGGCGCGCCACCGTTTGGCCGACCGCGTGGCGGCGCTGGCCGGCGCCAGCTGA
- the era gene encoding GTPase Era codes for MSATTTRCGLVAIVGAPNAGKSTLVNRMAGTKVTIVSPKPQTTRFRIRAIVMHGGAQMILVDTPGIFAPRRRLDRAMVAAAWGGAQDADIALLVVDARAGLTDAVRKIAEGLAKSRRPVWLALNKTDLIPGPRLLPLIAELNAILPFAETFMVSAEKGDGVDRLQDYLAKAMPPGPYLFPEDELTDLPNRMLAAEIVREQILRQTHQEVPHHASVETEQWTENEDGSVRVDCTIYVSRATQKAIIIGEKGSRIRTIGQSARIELTKLLDRPVHLFLNVKERTGWDEERARIRAIGLDDAG; via the coding sequence ATGAGCGCCACGACGACACGCTGCGGCCTGGTCGCCATCGTCGGCGCGCCGAACGCCGGGAAATCCACGCTGGTGAACCGCATGGCGGGCACCAAGGTGACGATCGTCTCGCCCAAGCCGCAGACCACGCGCTTTCGCATCCGCGCCATCGTCATGCATGGCGGGGCGCAGATGATCCTGGTGGATACGCCGGGCATCTTCGCGCCGCGCCGGCGGCTGGACCGCGCCATGGTGGCGGCGGCCTGGGGTGGGGCGCAGGATGCCGACATCGCGTTGCTGGTGGTCGATGCGCGCGCCGGGCTGACCGATGCAGTGCGGAAGATCGCCGAGGGCCTGGCGAAGTCCCGCCGCCCGGTCTGGCTGGCGCTGAACAAGACCGACCTGATCCCCGGGCCACGGCTGCTGCCGCTGATCGCGGAGCTGAACGCCATCCTGCCCTTTGCCGAGACCTTCATGGTCTCGGCCGAGAAGGGCGACGGGGTGGACCGCCTGCAGGACTACCTGGCCAAGGCGATGCCGCCGGGCCCCTACCTGTTCCCCGAGGACGAACTCACCGACCTGCCCAACCGCATGCTGGCGGCCGAGATCGTGCGCGAGCAGATCCTGCGCCAGACTCACCAGGAAGTGCCGCACCATGCCTCGGTGGAAACCGAACAATGGACCGAGAACGAGGACGGCTCCGTGCGCGTGGACTGCACCATTTACGTCTCGCGCGCCACGCAGAAGGCCATCATCATCGGCGAGAAGGGCAGCCGCATCCGCACCATCGGGCAGTCGGCGCGGATCGAACTGACCAAGCTGCTGGACCGCCCGGTGCACCTGTTCCTCAACGTGAAGGAACGCACCGGCTGGGACGAGGAACGTGCGCGCATCCGCGCGATCGGGCTGGACGACGCGGGATGA
- the rnc gene encoding ribonuclease III — protein sequence MAAVAQRLGLSFRDPGLLAEALTHSSATGLGAALPSNERLEFLGDRVLALLMAEWLIERFPAEREGLLMRRFGTLVAADTLAGLAQRLGLGDDLLVAADPGGPGIQTRPNVLADAFEALLGALYRDGGLDAARPFLRRVFAPLVEAEPARPPLPAKSRLQEWLQGRGHALPVYTLVSSEGPSHAPVFVVAVHAAGREAQGRGDTKRAAELAAAEAWLAGVGT from the coding sequence GTGGCGGCGGTGGCGCAGCGCCTGGGCCTGTCCTTCCGCGACCCGGGCCTGCTGGCCGAGGCGCTGACCCATTCCTCCGCCACCGGGCTTGGCGCCGCGCTGCCATCGAACGAACGCCTGGAGTTCCTCGGCGACCGGGTGCTCGCGCTGCTGATGGCCGAATGGCTGATCGAACGCTTCCCTGCCGAACGCGAAGGCCTGCTGATGCGCCGCTTCGGTACGCTGGTGGCGGCCGATACGCTGGCCGGCCTCGCGCAGCGCCTGGGCCTGGGCGACGACCTGCTGGTTGCGGCCGACCCAGGCGGGCCCGGCATCCAGACGCGCCCCAACGTGTTGGCCGATGCCTTCGAGGCACTGCTGGGCGCACTGTACCGCGATGGCGGGCTGGATGCCGCGCGGCCCTTCCTGCGCCGCGTCTTCGCCCCGCTGGTCGAAGCCGAGCCCGCCCGCCCGCCGCTGCCCGCCAAGTCCCGCCTGCAGGAATGGCTGCAGGGGCGCGGGCATGCGCTGCCGGTCTATACGCTGGTCTCGTCCGAGGGACCGTCGCATGCGCCGGTCTTCGTGGTCGCGGTGCATGCCGCGGGGCGCGAGGCGCAGGGCAGGGGCGACACGAAGCGTGCGGCGGAACTCGCCGCCGCCGAGGCCTGGCTGGCAGGGGTAGGAACATGA
- the lepB gene encoding signal peptidase I, translating to MAKKKSGGWLESIKTIVYAALIAVGIRTVAFEPFNIPSGSMIPTLLVGDYLFVSKFSYGYSRHSMPFSPNLFDGRIFGSLPRRGDVAVFKLPRDGSTDYIKRIIGLPGDRIQVRAGLLYINGEAVRREFVGPYTVEGDGPRITVRLYRETLPAAGTAAGVTHQILEATDDGPFDNTTEFRVPDGHVFAMGDNRDNSLDSRAMNAVGFIPIENLVGRAEFIFFSVDGSAAWYEVWAWPFAIRWTRLFSAVR from the coding sequence ATGGCGAAGAAGAAGTCCGGCGGCTGGCTCGAGAGCATCAAGACCATCGTCTATGCCGCGCTGATCGCGGTCGGCATCCGAACCGTGGCCTTCGAGCCCTTCAACATCCCCTCGGGGTCGATGATCCCGACGCTCCTGGTGGGCGACTACCTGTTCGTGTCGAAATTCTCCTACGGCTATTCGCGGCACTCGATGCCGTTCAGCCCGAACCTGTTCGACGGCCGCATCTTCGGTTCGCTGCCGCGGCGCGGCGATGTCGCGGTGTTCAAGCTGCCGCGCGACGGGTCCACCGACTACATCAAGCGCATCATCGGCCTGCCCGGGGACCGCATCCAGGTCCGCGCCGGCCTGCTGTACATCAACGGGGAGGCGGTGCGCCGCGAATTCGTCGGCCCCTATACGGTCGAGGGGGACGGCCCGCGCATCACCGTGCGCCTGTACCGCGAGACGCTGCCCGCCGCCGGCACCGCGGCCGGCGTCACGCACCAGATCCTGGAAGCCACCGACGACGGCCCCTTCGACAACACCACCGAATTCCGCGTGCCCGACGGCCATGTCTTCGCGATGGGCGACAACCGCGACAACAGCCTCGACAGCCGCGCGATGAACGCGGTCGGCTTCATCCCGATCGAGAACCTGGTGGGCCGCGCCGAATTCATCTTCTTCTCGGTCGACGGTTCCGCCGCCTGGTACGAGGTCTGGGCCTGGCCCTTCGCGATCCGCTGGACCCGCCTGTTCTCGGCGGTGCGATGA
- the acpS gene encoding holo-ACP synthase, which produces MIIGIGSDILDIRRIEKTIEKHGDRFLDRIFTPAERAKAQKRTERIRTATYAKRFAAKEAASKALGTGFRAGVFWRDLGVVNLPSGQPTLRLTGGAAERLAAITPPGHRAEIALTMTDEFPYAQAMVVITAVPLSVPLP; this is translated from the coding sequence ATGATCATCGGCATCGGCTCCGACATCCTCGATATCCGCCGCATCGAGAAGACCATCGAGAAGCACGGCGACCGCTTCCTCGATCGCATCTTCACGCCGGCCGAACGTGCCAAGGCGCAGAAGCGCACCGAACGAATCCGCACCGCGACCTACGCCAAGCGCTTCGCCGCCAAGGAAGCCGCTTCGAAAGCGCTCGGCACCGGCTTCCGCGCCGGGGTGTTCTGGCGCGACCTCGGCGTGGTCAACCTGCCCTCCGGCCAGCCCACGCTGCGCCTGACCGGCGGCGCGGCCGAACGCCTCGCCGCCATCACGCCACCCGGCCACCGGGCCGAGATCGCGCTGACCATGACCGACGAATTCCCCTACGCGCAGGCCATGGTCGTCATCACCGCCGTCCCCCTTTCCGTCCCGCTTCCTTGA
- a CDS encoding RelA/SpoT family protein: protein MAGGAGGTRRTGPARAPEGLRTDTAVNPGAELARQVLAYDPRADGALIEAAYALAAEAHAPQKREDGQPYIVHPLAVAGILADYRLDAATVATALLHDTVEDTGVTLAELEKRFGKEVARLVDGVTKLTRLELQSERTKQAENFRKLVLAMSEDIRVLIVKLADRLHNMRRLAAVTKAEKRVRTARETLEIYAPLAERIGMDALKTEIETLSFREMNPDAWQTIAARLTYLRGQGADLIEEIEQDIRRVLREAGVEVLEILGREKSPYSIWLKMQRKNVAFEQLSDIMAFRVIVADKGDCYAALGAIHSSYRVVPGRFKDWISTPKTNGYQSVHTGVTVPERRNAKIEVQIRTREMHDIAEYGVAAHWVYKQGEGSATTRKRYPWVRDLLEILESAADPQDFLDHTKLELHRDQVFCFTPKGDLIELPRGATPVDFAYQVHSQVGDNTVGAKVNGKIVPLRHTLENGDQVEIITARGGSPNPAWERFVVTGKARARIRRFVHARQRATQKEEGRAAIAKVFRAAGLDFSEKQVEPALKVLKLPDFEALCIAVATGNHSPRDVLTAAVPELRTPARSIDQMPLARPRGRLGAGPTLAPGKADRPPSARRGDTAMGITGLVSGMAVHFAGCCHPLPGDRIVGIVTTGRGVTIHKHDCHGLEAFAATPERFIDVDWEYDGGAKGGHVGRIELTAENTSNALAGLTTAIARQDGAVNNLRIVNRSGEWCEVLVDVEVRDTGHLAAILAALRACPGVTQVDRAKG from the coding sequence ATGGCCGGGGGCGCCGGCGGCACCCGACGAACCGGCCCGGCGCGCGCGCCCGAGGGCCTGCGCACCGACACCGCGGTCAATCCCGGCGCCGAACTCGCCCGCCAGGTCCTCGCCTACGACCCCCGCGCCGATGGCGCGCTGATCGAAGCCGCCTATGCGCTGGCCGCCGAGGCGCATGCGCCGCAGAAGCGCGAGGACGGCCAGCCCTATATCGTGCATCCGCTCGCCGTTGCCGGCATCCTGGCCGACTACCGGCTCGATGCGGCGACCGTCGCAACCGCCCTGCTGCACGACACGGTCGAGGATACCGGCGTCACCCTGGCGGAACTGGAAAAGCGCTTCGGCAAGGAAGTCGCGCGCCTCGTCGATGGCGTGACCAAGCTGACGCGCCTCGAACTGCAATCAGAACGCACCAAGCAGGCGGAGAATTTCCGCAAGCTGGTGCTGGCCATGAGCGAGGACATCCGCGTCCTCATCGTCAAGCTCGCCGACCGGCTCCACAACATGCGCAGGCTCGCCGCCGTCACCAAGGCCGAGAAGCGCGTGCGCACGGCGCGCGAGACGCTCGAGATCTACGCCCCGCTCGCCGAACGCATCGGCATGGACGCGCTCAAGACCGAGATCGAGACGCTGTCCTTCCGCGAGATGAACCCGGATGCCTGGCAGACCATCGCCGCGCGCCTGACCTACCTGCGCGGCCAGGGCGCCGACCTGATCGAGGAGATCGAGCAGGACATCCGCCGCGTGCTGCGCGAGGCCGGCGTCGAGGTGCTGGAAATCCTCGGCCGCGAGAAGTCGCCCTATTCCATCTGGCTCAAGATGCAGCGCAAGAACGTGGCGTTCGAGCAGCTGTCCGACATCATGGCCTTTCGCGTCATCGTGGCCGACAAGGGCGATTGCTACGCGGCGCTCGGCGCCATCCATTCGTCGTATCGCGTGGTGCCCGGCCGCTTCAAGGACTGGATCAGCACGCCCAAGACCAACGGCTACCAGTCGGTGCACACCGGCGTGACCGTGCCCGAACGGCGCAACGCCAAGATCGAGGTGCAGATCCGCACGCGCGAGATGCACGACATCGCCGAGTACGGCGTGGCCGCGCACTGGGTCTACAAGCAGGGCGAGGGGTCGGCCACGACGCGCAAGCGCTACCCCTGGGTGCGCGACCTGCTGGAGATTCTGGAATCCGCCGCGGATCCGCAGGATTTCCTCGACCACACGAAGCTCGAACTGCATCGCGACCAGGTCTTCTGCTTCACGCCCAAGGGCGACCTGATCGAATTGCCGCGCGGCGCCACGCCTGTCGACTTCGCCTACCAGGTGCACTCCCAGGTCGGCGACAACACGGTGGGTGCGAAAGTCAACGGCAAGATCGTGCCGCTGCGCCACACGCTCGAGAACGGCGACCAGGTCGAGATCATCACCGCCCGCGGCGGGTCGCCCAACCCGGCCTGGGAACGCTTCGTCGTCACCGGCAAGGCGCGTGCGCGCATCCGTCGCTTCGTGCATGCCCGCCAGCGTGCGACGCAGAAGGAGGAAGGGCGCGCGGCGATCGCCAAGGTGTTCCGCGCCGCCGGTCTCGACTTCTCGGAAAAGCAGGTCGAGCCCGCGCTGAAGGTGCTGAAGCTGCCGGATTTCGAGGCGCTGTGCATCGCCGTCGCCACCGGCAACCACTCCCCGCGCGATGTGCTGACCGCCGCCGTGCCGGAACTGCGCACGCCCGCGCGCAGCATCGACCAGATGCCGCTCGCGCGCCCGCGCGGGCGGCTCGGCGCCGGGCCGACGCTTGCCCCCGGCAAGGCGGACCGCCCGCCCTCGGCGCGGCGCGGCGACACCGCCATGGGCATCACCGGCCTGGTGTCCGGCATGGCGGTGCATTTCGCCGGCTGCTGCCATCCGCTGCCGGGCGACCGCATCGTTGGCATCGTCACCACCGGCCGCGGCGTGACCATCCACAAGCACGACTGCCACGGGCTGGAGGCCTTCGCCGCCACGCCCGAACGCTTCATCGACGTGGACTGGGAATATGATGGCGGTGCCAAGGGCGGCCATGTCGGGCGCATCGAACTGACCGCCGAGAACACATCGAACGCGCTGGCCGGCCTGACCACCGCCATCGCGCGCCAGGACGGCGCGGTGAACAACCTGCGCATCGTGAACCGGTCGGGCGAGTGGTGCGAGGTACTGGTCGACGTCGAAGTGCGCGACACCGGCCACCTGGCCGCCATCCTGGCCGCGCTGCGCGCCTGCCCCGGCGTGACGCAGGTCGACCGTGCGAAAGGCTGA
- the rpoZ gene encoding DNA-directed RNA polymerase subunit omega, whose translation MARVTVEDCIEKIPNRFELVLLAAQRARNIARGEEIEVDRDNDKNPVVALREIAEERVELAALEGDLIKSLSRAPEPEPAEEEVMDIIATDENIFGIMDVNEEPLPDAGAEDLSPDDIEAAIAAELGGKR comes from the coding sequence ATGGCGCGCGTCACCGTCGAAGACTGCATCGAGAAGATCCCGAACCGCTTTGAGCTGGTGCTGCTCGCCGCCCAGCGCGCGCGCAACATCGCCCGCGGCGAGGAGATCGAGGTCGACCGCGACAACGACAAGAACCCCGTCGTCGCCCTGCGCGAGATCGCCGAGGAACGCGTCGAGCTCGCCGCCCTGGAAGGCGACCTGATCAAGTCGCTGTCCCGCGCGCCGGAGCCCGAGCCCGCCGAGGAGGAGGTGATGGACATCATCGCCACCGACGAGAACATCTTCGGTATCATGGACGTGAACGAGGAGCCGCTGCCCGACGCCGGCGCCGAGGACCTCTCGCCCGACGACATCGAGGCCGCGATCGCCGCCGAGCTGGGCGGCAAGCGCTAG
- the folK gene encoding 2-amino-4-hydroxy-6-hydroxymethyldihydropteridine diphosphokinase: MAVEAALVAIGANLPRPDGTSARETCAWAVGRLCAIPGMRVVAVSSWWESAPIPPDPASPPFVNGVALLHGEAAPAALLAALHAIEDAAGRARPYPNAPRVLDLDLIDLGGRVQAGPPVLPHPRAHQRAFVLRPLAEVAPGWVHPVLGQGVAALLPGVADQAIRRIGPA, from the coding sequence ATGGCCGTTGAGGCGGCGCTGGTGGCGATCGGCGCGAACCTTCCGCGCCCGGATGGAACCAGCGCGCGAGAGACCTGCGCCTGGGCTGTCGGCCGCCTCTGTGCCATCCCGGGGATGCGGGTCGTCGCGGTCTCCTCCTGGTGGGAGAGCGCGCCGATCCCGCCCGACCCGGCATCGCCCCCCTTCGTGAACGGGGTGGCGCTGCTGCACGGCGAGGCTGCGCCCGCCGCGCTGCTGGCCGCGCTGCATGCCATCGAGGACGCGGCCGGGCGCGCCCGGCCCTACCCCAACGCGCCGCGCGTGCTGGACCTGGACCTCATCGACCTGGGCGGGCGAGTTCAGGCCGGGCCGCCGGTGTTGCCGCATCCGCGGGCGCATCAACGCGCCTTCGTGCTGCGGCCTTTGGCGGAGGTGGCGCCAGGCTGGGTCCATCCGGTGCTGGGGCAGGGGGTGGCGGCGCTGCTTCCGGGCGTCGCGGACCAAGCGATCCGGCGCATCGGCCCCGCCTGA
- a CDS encoding NYN domain-containing protein, translated as MRRGGGAERVGLFVDGANLYHTSRALGFEIDFAAMLGFFRGGTYLVRAFYYTALIETEDYSPLRPLTDWLAYNGWQVVTKPAKQQADPNGRMRIKGNMDVELAVDMLEMAPQLDHVVLFSGDGDFRRLVEAVQRMGVRVTVVSTVRSQPPMIADELRRQADAFIDLEEIAPDITRRQVEPRGRPAPAAAAATPAPAPARPTRATPADPFADTTLDPEV; from the coding sequence ATGAGGCGGGGCGGTGGCGCCGAGCGGGTCGGGTTGTTCGTGGATGGCGCGAACCTCTACCACACATCCCGCGCGCTGGGCTTCGAGATCGATTTCGCGGCGATGCTGGGCTTCTTCCGCGGCGGGACCTACCTGGTGCGCGCCTTCTACTACACCGCGCTGATCGAGACCGAGGACTATTCCCCGCTGAGGCCGCTGACCGACTGGCTGGCCTATAATGGCTGGCAGGTGGTGACCAAGCCGGCCAAGCAGCAGGCCGATCCGAACGGGCGCATGCGCATCAAGGGCAACATGGATGTCGAGCTCGCGGTCGATATGCTCGAGATGGCGCCGCAGCTGGACCACGTCGTGCTGTTCTCGGGCGATGGGGATTTCCGCCGGCTGGTCGAGGCGGTGCAGCGGATGGGCGTGCGGGTGACCGTGGTCTCGACCGTGCGGTCCCAGCCGCCGATGATCGCCGACGAATTGCGCCGCCAGGCGGATGCCTTCATCGACCTCGAGGAGATCGCGCCGGACATCACGCGCCGCCAGGTGGAACCGCGCGGGCGGCCTGCCCCGGCGGCCGCTGCCGCGACACCCGCACCCGCGCCGGCACGCCCCACCCGCGCCACGCCGGCCGACCCCTTCGCCGACACCACGCTGGACCCCGAAGTGTGA